One Triplophysa rosa linkage group LG9, Trosa_1v2, whole genome shotgun sequence genomic window carries:
- the nusap1 gene encoding nucleolar and spindle-associated protein 1 isoform X1, translating to MDLDSYKYVELQRLAKEVGLKANMKADKLLKALKQHFSQQQAPENGNDAPNEDAPVDTQETSTAMFVTERRGKRRTVKRKLCDSTPVTAEIEEKPVQTEESRSGSKRRKVSSTKDTSLPPEIPADKDTLEKNRETGDTNSDAHKRTSEKGAGRKTAGKIPRHEGLMKKKPALRPTTPNFKKLHEAHFKKMESIDSYVQRKNIQMEVLRNSVKELKTLSEKTLMKSVETKKLPVSRASLFSPGVQEKKQIPERRRLTQQSASKPALKDSTTFRPTALTTNKINVRFSKATQDNEYKRSLVKTPARMSPLVPLTSTPGRKSDVHSKSEFNRSTTQINKTPGVTPFVFSGNNSVSVTPGNTKNNTFDLKASLSRPLTYKPHKGKLKAFGAAQESSTLNKSQTVPSHQKNYKQHQVQTREERRVRQVEDRKQKKEMMLGARRGLVMA from the exons ATGGATTTGGACTCGTATAAATATGTGGAATTGCAGCGCCTCGCTAAGGAGGTTGGACTGAAAGCCAATATGAAG GCTGATAAGCTGTTGAAGGCTTTGAAACAACACTTCTCGCAACAACAGGCTCCTGAAAAC GGGAATGATGCGCCAAACGAGGACGCGCCCGTGGATACGCAGGAAACTAGCACCGCTATGTTCGTGACTGAGCGCCGAGGGAAGCGCCGAACTGTCAAGAGAAAACTCTGCGACTCTACACCAGTCACTGCTGAG ATTGAGGAGAAGCCGGTACAGACAGAAGAGAGCCGAAGTGGCTCCAAAAGAAGAAAAGTGTCCTCAACCAAGGACACTTCACTTCCACCTGAAATTCCTGCTGATAAGGATACTTTGGAGAAAAATAGAGAAACCGGAGACACCAATTCAGATGCTCACAAACGGACAAGTGAGAAAG GTGCTGGGAGAAAGACAGCAGGCAAAATCCCCCGTCATGAGGGTTTAATGAAGAAGAAGCCTGCTCTACGGCCCACAACTCCAA ACTTTAAAAAACTTCATGAAGCTCACTTCAAAAAGATGGAGTCAATCGATTCTTATGTCCAGAGAAAGAACATACAAATGGAGGTGCTGAGAAATTCTGTCAAGGAACTAAAG aCTCTGTCAGAAAAGACACTGATGAAATCTGTTGAAACAAAG AAGCTGCCTGTTAGCCGAGCATCACTCTTCAGTCCTGGAGTGCAGGAAAAGAAACAAATCCCAGAAAGACGCAGGCTCACTCAGCAGTCTGCCAGTAAACCTGCTTTAAAGGACAGCACCACCTTTAGGCCAACTGCcctcacaacaaataaaatcaatgtccg GTTCTCAAAGGCCACTCAAGATAATGAATACAAGCGTTCACTGGTGAAGACCCCAGCTCGTATGTCTCCTCTCGTCCCCCTTACCTCCACTCCAGGGAGAAAATCTGATGTTCACTCCAAATCTGAATTTAATAGATCTACCACTCAGATCAATAAAACACCTG gagTTACACCATTTGTTTTCAGTGGAAACAATAGTGTGTCAGTCACACCAGGCAACACCAAGAACAACACATTTGATCTTAAGGCGAGTCTCTCTCGCCCATTAACCTACAAACCACACAAAG GGAAGCTGAAGGCTTTTGGAGCCGCACAGGAGAGTTCAACACTTAATAAATCTCAGACTGTTCCTTCACATCAGAAAAACTATAAACAGCACCAAGTACAAACCAG AGAGGAACGACGTGTCAGACAGGTGGaggacagaaaacaaaagaaggaGATGATGTTGGGTGCCAGACGAGGCCTGGTCATGGCATAA
- the iqcc gene encoding IQ domain-containing protein C isoform X3, protein MEFEWSLKLAQFQAFCRGYLKRRDLDSVRTQFEDIVREIDGGLDHLHWKGKIISKPHFTDTESLLLQYGRSKNQSHDRVDNSTTEQNIDNMDSEIPAPTPDVLVPEKDEAPETSDRDSCTPLDAESVVMPNLAEDSTTLWSSMNRNVSSSFLLKAEQHLHFALKDTEHTSESLKQQRSTLAMELLWIQQAISSRKKYLTLRQRMDVSH, encoded by the exons ATGGAGTTCGAATGGAGTCTGAAATTGGCTCAATTTCag GCTTTTTGTCGTGGTTATTTAAAGAGGAGAGATCTGGATTCGGTTCGGACCCAGTTTGAGGATATTGTTCGTGAAATTGATGGAGGTTTGGATCATCTTCACTGGAAAGGAAAAATCATATCTAAACCTCACTTCACTGACACT GAAAGTTTGTTACTGCAGTATGGACGCTCCAAGAATCAGTCCCATGACCGTGTGGACAATTCGACTACTGAACAAAACATAGACAATATGGACAGTGAAATACCTGCCCCAACACCTGATGTCCTGGTACCTGAGAAAGACGAAGCTCCTGAAACATCTGACAGAGACAGTTGTACACCTCTTGATGCAGAGAGTGTGGTCATGCCAAATCTTGCGGAGGATTCTACAACACTTTGGAGTTCCATGAATCGAAATGTTAGCAGCAGCTTTCTTCTGAAAG CAGAACAACATTTGCATTTTGCTTTGAAAGACACAGAACACACGTCTGAATCTTTGAAACAGCAGCGGAGCACTTTGGCCATGGAGCTGTTGTGGATCCAGCAAGCTATTAGTAGCAGAAAGAAA TATCTGACCCTTAGACAGAGAATGGATGTTTCTCACTGA
- the rtf1 gene encoding RNA polymerase-associated protein RTF1 homolog, which translates to MVNVKKRKGRVVIDSDSEDSASDDNLDQELLSLAKRKRVDSEEQEEPVSKPAASTDSETSDSDDEWTVGGTKTKKKGKLSKGPEKKNVIKKQKGKAASSGSSNGDSSAESSAPEEGEVSDSDSNSSSSSSDSDSSSEDEVFRDGYGDDLMGDEEDRARLEQMTEKEREQELFNRIEKREVLKRRFEIKQKLKTAKKKEKEEKKKKQEEEQEKRKQSQVPDTQVVMSHNKERRIKRDEKLDKKSQAMEELKAEREKRKNRTAELLAKRQPLKTSEVYSDDEEEEEDDDDKSSVKSDRSSRSSSFDEEEEKEEAPPKSQPVSLPDELNRIRLSRHKLERWCHMPFFAKTVTGCFVRIGIGNSSSKPVYRVAEIIDVVETAKIYQLGSTRTNKGLQLRHGNDTRVFRLEFVSNQEFTESEFMKWKEAMFVAGMQFPTLDEISKKEQSIKEAVNYKFNDKDIEDIVKEKDRFRKAPPNYAMKKTQLLKEKAMAEESGDGEKVKVLQDELNELEERAEALDRQRTKNISAISYINQRNRSWNIVESEKALVAEGQNAKNQQMDPFTRRQCKPTMVSNARDPSVHAAILAHLNQKYGSGSGQDNSQQANKQGQTSQKDKDVTKPNSDLSEDLFKVHDFDVKIDLQVPNAEAKSLAVSSNALPVKDGAPRRSLNLEDYKKRRGLI; encoded by the exons ATGGTGAATGTAAAGAAACGGAAAGGTCGGGTTGTGATTGACTCCGACTCGGAGGATAGTGCAAGCGATGATAATTTGGATCAG GAACTGCTTTCTCTTGCCAAGAGAAAGCGTGTGGATTCTGAGGAACAAGAAGAGCCTGTTAGCAAACCTGCAGCCTCCACAGATTCAGAGACATCGGACAGCGATGATGAG TGGACCGTTGGAGGCACTAAAACCAAAAAGAAGGGGAAGCTGAGCAAAGGCCCAGAAAAGAAGAACGTGATCAAGAAACAAAAGGGCAAAGCGGCTTCATCCGGAAGCTCAAATGGAGACAGTTCAGCAGAGAGTTCAGCTCCAGAGGAGG GTGAGGTGTCAGACTCCGACAGTAACAGCTCATCCTCCAGTTCGGATTCGGATTCTTCCTCAGAGGACGAGGTTTTCCGGGATGGGTATGGCGATGATCTTATGGGGGATGAAGAAGACAGAGCCCGTTTGGAGCAAATGacggaaaaagagagagaacaggAGCTGTTCAACCGAATAGAGAAGAGAGAAGTTCTCAAAAGGAG GTTTGAAATCAAGCAGAAACTGAAGACAGCAAAGAAGAAGGAAAAAgaagagaagaagaagaaacaaGAGGAGGAGCAAGAGAAGAGAAAACAGTCTCAGGTCCCCGACACTCAGGTG GTGATGTCCCATAATAAAGAGAGACGGATCAAGAGAGATGAGAAGCTGGACAAGAAGTCACAGGCCATGGAAGAGTTGAAGGCTgaaagagagaagaggaaaAACAGAACTG CTGAGCTCTTAGCCAAAAGGCAACCACTGAAGACGAGTGAGGTCTACTCAGAtgatgaagaagaggaggaagatgatgaCGACAAGTCTTCAGTAAAGAGTGACCGCAGCTCAAGATCTTCATCTTTTGATGAAGAGGAGGA GAAAGAAGAGGCTCCACCCAAATCCCAGCCGGTGTCATTACCAGATGAGCTGAATCGAATTCGGCTGTCCCGGCACAAGCTGGAACGCTGGTGTCACATGCCGTTTTTTGCTAAAACTGTTACTGGTTGTTTTGTGCGGATTGGCATTGGAAACAGCAGCAGCAAGCCTGTTTATCGG GTGGCTGAAATCATTGATGTGGTGGAGACGGCTAAAATTTATCAGCTCGGGTCCACACGGACAAATAAAGGTCTTCAGCTCCG ACATGGAAATGACACACGAGTGTTCAGACTTGAGTTTGTGTCCAATCAGGAGTTCACCGAAAGCGAGTTTATGAAATGGAAAGAGGCG ATGTTTGTTGCAGGAATGCAGTTTCCTACTCTGGATGAGATCAGCAAGAAAGAGCAGTCCATTAAAGAGGCGGTTAACTACAAATTTAATGACAAAGACATTGAAGAT attgtcaaagagaaagacagattcCGAAAGGCACCACCAAACTACGCTATGAAGAAAACGCAACTTCTCAAGGAGAAG GCCATGGCTGAGGAGAGCGGTGATGGAGAGAAGGTCAAAGTACTGCAGGATGAGTTGAATGAGCTCGAGGAGAGGGCAGAAGCACTTGACCGACAAAGAACCAAAAACATCTCTGCCATCAG CTATATCAACCAGAGGAATCGGAGTTGGAACATTGTGGAATCTGAGAAGGCTCTGGTG GCAGAGGGACAGAACGCCAAGAACCAACAGATGGATCCGTTTACCAGAAGGCAGTGTAAACCGACCATGGTGTCCAAT GCAAGAGATCCCTCAGTCCACGCTGCTATTCTGGCTCATCTTAACCAGAAATACGGTTCAGGCTCAGGCCAGGACAACAGCCAGCAAGCTAACAAACAG GGCCAGACCAGCCAGAAAGACAAAGATGTTACTAAGCCAAACAGTGACCTCTCAGAGGACCTTTTCAAAGTGCACGACTTTGACGTGAAAATCGACCTACAGGTTCCCAATGCTG AAGCAAAGTCCCTGGCAGTAAGTTCGAATGCATTGCCTGTTAAAGATGGAGCTCCACGTCGGTCTCTTAACTTGGAGGACTACAAAAAAAGACGGGGACTCATCTGA
- the tmem39b gene encoding transmembrane protein 39B translates to MAGGRRGANRTTYCRSPLSSETGSVGNGNHSTSSPVTSVRSRTRNGSGTGMSSPPLATQTVVPLKHSKIPELSVDRDVLFELHLLVCHLTALFVHYVNIYKTVWWYPPSHPPSHTSLNFHLIDYNMLVFIIIVLARRLIAAIVKEASQSGKLSFPHSFFLVTARFAVLTLAGWSLCRSLIYLFKTYSVLSLLFLCYPFGMYIPFFKLSCDFRRAGSMSPLGAMGSKDVSGAGGLGRGGRDYLSVLKETWKQHTSQLYSVQPMPTHACCLSPDLIRKEVEYLKMDFNWRMKEVLVSSMLSAYYVAFVPVWFVKSTQYVDKRWSCELFILVSVSTSVILMRHLLPPRYCDLLHKAAAHLGCWQKVDPSLCSNVLQHIWTEEYMWPHGVLVKHNKNVYKAMGHYNVAVPSDVSHYRFYFFFNKPLRILNILIILEGAIIFYQLYSLICSEKWHQTISLALILFSNYYAFFKLLRDRIVLGKAYSYSASASNQKVS, encoded by the exons ATGGccggaggaagaagaggagcgAATAGAACGACATATTGTCGTTCTCCACTAAGCAGTGAGACGGGTTCTGTTGGCAATGGCAACCACTCCACCAGCTCACCTGTGACGAGTGTGAGGTCACGGACCAG GAATGGATCCGGAACGGGAATGTCCAGCCCTCCTTTGGCCACTCAGACGGTGGTGCCATTGAAGCACAGTAAAATTCCGGAACTCTCCGTGGACCGGGACGTCTTGTTTGAGCTCCATCTGTTGGTGTGCCATCTTACAGCTCTGTTCGTGCATTATGTCAACATCTACAAAACCGTGTGGTGGTACCCACCCTCTCACCCCCCTTCACACACCTCTCTG AACTTCCACCTTATTGATTACAATATGTTGGTGTTCATCATTATCGTGCTGGCACGCAGGCTAATAGCTGCCATAGTAAAAGAG GCATCGCAAAGTGGAAAGTTATCCTTCCCTCATTCTTTCTTCCTGGTGACGGCTCGTTTTGCCGTCTTGACTCTTGCAGGGTGGAGTCTGTGTCGTTCACTAATTTATCTCTTTAAGACATATTCTGTACTCAGCCTACTATTCCTCTGCTATCC GTTTGGAATGTACATTCCCTTTTTCAAACTCAGCTGCGATTTTCGGAGAGCTGGGTCCATGTCCCCTTTAGGTGCCATGGGTTCTAAAGATGTCAGCGGGGCCGGTGGTCTGGGACGTGGGGGGCGGGACTATCTCTCAGTCCTTAAGGAAACATGGAAACAGCACACCAGTCAGCTGTACAGTGTTCAGCCCATGCCCACCCACGCATGCTGCCTATCACCTGACCTTATCCGCAAAGAAGTGGAGTACCTGAAGATGGACTTCAACTGGAGGATGAAGGAGGTTTTGGTTAGCTCCATGCTCAGCGCATACTATGTAGCTTTCGTACCTGTTTGGTTCGTCAAG AGCACACAGTATGTGGACAAACGCTGGTCCTGTGAGCTGTTTATACTTGTATCTGTCAGTACTTCAGTTATTCTTATGAGGCACCTACTGCCTCCACGTTACTGTGACCTGCTTCATAAAGCTGCAGCTCACCTGGGCTGCTGGCAGAAGGTGGACCCCTCCCTCTGCTCCAATGTACTACAGCACAT ATGGACAGAAGAGTACATGTGGCCACATGGAGTTTTggtcaaacacaataaaaatgtttataaggCCATGGGCCATTATAATGTAGCAGTTCCCTCAGATGTCTCACATTATCGTTTCTAT tttttcttcaACAAACCACTTCGAATATTAAACATTCTCATAATCCTGGAGGGTGCAATTATATTCTACCAGTTATATTCCCTGATCTGTTCAGAGAAATGGCATCAGACGATATCATTAGCTCTAATATTATTCAGTAATTATTATGCCTTTTTTAAACTGCTCAGAGACAGAATAGTTCTGGGAAAGGCGTATTCATATTCAGCCAGTGCCTCCAATCAGAAAGTCAGTTAG
- the iqcc gene encoding IQ domain-containing protein C isoform X1: MEFEWSLKLAQFQAFCRGYLKRRDLDSVRTQFEDIVREIDGGLDHLHWKGKIISKPHFTDTVSFHESLLLQYGRSKNQSHDRVDNSTTEQNIDNMDSEIPAPTPDVLVPEKDEAPETSDRDSCTPLDAESVVMPNLAEDSTTLWSSMNRNVSSSFLLKAEQHLHFALKDTEHTSESLKQQRSTLAMELLWIQQAISSRKKYLTLRQRMDVSH; encoded by the exons ATGGAGTTCGAATGGAGTCTGAAATTGGCTCAATTTCag GCTTTTTGTCGTGGTTATTTAAAGAGGAGAGATCTGGATTCGGTTCGGACCCAGTTTGAGGATATTGTTCGTGAAATTGATGGAGGTTTGGATCATCTTCACTGGAAAGGAAAAATCATATCTAAACCTCACTTCACTGACACTGTGAGCTTCCAT GAAAGTTTGTTACTGCAGTATGGACGCTCCAAGAATCAGTCCCATGACCGTGTGGACAATTCGACTACTGAACAAAACATAGACAATATGGACAGTGAAATACCTGCCCCAACACCTGATGTCCTGGTACCTGAGAAAGACGAAGCTCCTGAAACATCTGACAGAGACAGTTGTACACCTCTTGATGCAGAGAGTGTGGTCATGCCAAATCTTGCGGAGGATTCTACAACACTTTGGAGTTCCATGAATCGAAATGTTAGCAGCAGCTTTCTTCTGAAAG CAGAACAACATTTGCATTTTGCTTTGAAAGACACAGAACACACGTCTGAATCTTTGAAACAGCAGCGGAGCACTTTGGCCATGGAGCTGTTGTGGATCCAGCAAGCTATTAGTAGCAGAAAGAAA TATCTGACCCTTAGACAGAGAATGGATGTTTCTCACTGA
- the iqcc gene encoding IQ domain-containing protein C isoform X2 codes for MEFEWSLKLAQFQAFCRGYLKRRDLDSVRTQFEDIVREIDGGLDHLHWKGKIISKPHFTDTVSFHESLLLQYGRSKNQSHDRVDNSTTEQNIDNMDSEIPAPTPDVLVPEKDEAPETSDRDSCTPLDAESVVMPNLAEDSTTLWSSMNRNVSSSFLLKEQHLHFALKDTEHTSESLKQQRSTLAMELLWIQQAISSRKKYLTLRQRMDVSH; via the exons ATGGAGTTCGAATGGAGTCTGAAATTGGCTCAATTTCag GCTTTTTGTCGTGGTTATTTAAAGAGGAGAGATCTGGATTCGGTTCGGACCCAGTTTGAGGATATTGTTCGTGAAATTGATGGAGGTTTGGATCATCTTCACTGGAAAGGAAAAATCATATCTAAACCTCACTTCACTGACACTGTGAGCTTCCAT GAAAGTTTGTTACTGCAGTATGGACGCTCCAAGAATCAGTCCCATGACCGTGTGGACAATTCGACTACTGAACAAAACATAGACAATATGGACAGTGAAATACCTGCCCCAACACCTGATGTCCTGGTACCTGAGAAAGACGAAGCTCCTGAAACATCTGACAGAGACAGTTGTACACCTCTTGATGCAGAGAGTGTGGTCATGCCAAATCTTGCGGAGGATTCTACAACACTTTGGAGTTCCATGAATCGAAATGTTAGCAGCAGCTTTCTTCTGAAAG AACAACATTTGCATTTTGCTTTGAAAGACACAGAACACACGTCTGAATCTTTGAAACAGCAGCGGAGCACTTTGGCCATGGAGCTGTTGTGGATCCAGCAAGCTATTAGTAGCAGAAAGAAA TATCTGACCCTTAGACAGAGAATGGATGTTTCTCACTGA
- the ccdc28b gene encoding coiled-coil domain-containing protein 28B, translating to MEDKRKKRSPKVSLPQPPPPPINPRKLSVLPASKSATFSLGLPQPPSPKPRGKYKRSVGAMGPSKEALAVPALPPKNTRPHREKPRAPQPAGPSRVSQSSSPLQHSFLTDVSDVREMEGGLLNLLNDFHSGKLQAFGKVCSFEQLEHVREMQEHLARLHFSLDSHVEELSEDQRKTASDRNLEHLLSNLEELSSSIQKLHLAENQDLPKTSST from the exons ATGGAGGACAAGAGGAAGAAAAGAAGCCCCAAAGTGTCCCTTCCCCAGCCCCCACCTCCACCAATCAACCCACGGAAACTGTCTGTTCTTCCGGCGAGTAAGAGCGCCACATTCTCACTGGGTCTACCACAGCCACCCTCCCCCAAACCCAGGGGCAAGTACAAGAGATCGGTGGGGGCAATGGGTCCATCTAAAGAAGCTCTTGCTGTTCCCGCGCTTCCCCCCAAAAACACAAG ACCGCACAGAGAGAAGCCCAGAGCTCCTCAGCCTGCTGGTCCCAGCCGTGTGTCCCAGTCGTCCTCACCGCTCCAGCATTCATTCCTCACTGACGTCTCTGATGTGAGAGAAATGGAAGGAGGGCTCCTTAACCTGCTTAATGACTTTCACTCCGGAAAACTGCAAGCTTTTG GTAAGGTGTGCTCCTTCGAGCAGTTAGAGCATGTGAGGGAGATGCAAGAACATCTGGCCCGACTTCACTTCAGTCTGGACAGCCATGTGGAGGAGCTCTCAGAGGATCAGAGAAAGACGGCTTCAGACCGCAATCTAGAACATCTGCTTTCAAAC CTGGAAGAATTGAGCAGCTCAAT ACAGAAACTTCACCTGGCAGAAAATCAAGATTTGCCCAAGACATCCAGCACCTGA
- the nusap1 gene encoding nucleolar and spindle-associated protein 1 isoform X2, whose protein sequence is MDLDSYKYVELQRLAKEVGLKANMKADKLLKALKQHFSQQQAPENGNDAPNEDAPVDTQETSTAMFVTERRGKRRTVKRKLCDSTPVTAEIEEKPVQTEESRSGSKRRKVSSTKDTSLPPEIPADKDTLEKNRETGDTNSDAHKRTSEKGAGRKTAGKIPRHEGLMKKKPALRPTTPNFKKLHEAHFKKMESIDSYVQRKNIQMEVLRNSVKELKTLSEKTLMKSVETKLPVSRASLFSPGVQEKKQIPERRRLTQQSASKPALKDSTTFRPTALTTNKINVRFSKATQDNEYKRSLVKTPARMSPLVPLTSTPGRKSDVHSKSEFNRSTTQINKTPGVTPFVFSGNNSVSVTPGNTKNNTFDLKASLSRPLTYKPHKGKLKAFGAAQESSTLNKSQTVPSHQKNYKQHQVQTREERRVRQVEDRKQKKEMMLGARRGLVMA, encoded by the exons ATGGATTTGGACTCGTATAAATATGTGGAATTGCAGCGCCTCGCTAAGGAGGTTGGACTGAAAGCCAATATGAAG GCTGATAAGCTGTTGAAGGCTTTGAAACAACACTTCTCGCAACAACAGGCTCCTGAAAAC GGGAATGATGCGCCAAACGAGGACGCGCCCGTGGATACGCAGGAAACTAGCACCGCTATGTTCGTGACTGAGCGCCGAGGGAAGCGCCGAACTGTCAAGAGAAAACTCTGCGACTCTACACCAGTCACTGCTGAG ATTGAGGAGAAGCCGGTACAGACAGAAGAGAGCCGAAGTGGCTCCAAAAGAAGAAAAGTGTCCTCAACCAAGGACACTTCACTTCCACCTGAAATTCCTGCTGATAAGGATACTTTGGAGAAAAATAGAGAAACCGGAGACACCAATTCAGATGCTCACAAACGGACAAGTGAGAAAG GTGCTGGGAGAAAGACAGCAGGCAAAATCCCCCGTCATGAGGGTTTAATGAAGAAGAAGCCTGCTCTACGGCCCACAACTCCAA ACTTTAAAAAACTTCATGAAGCTCACTTCAAAAAGATGGAGTCAATCGATTCTTATGTCCAGAGAAAGAACATACAAATGGAGGTGCTGAGAAATTCTGTCAAGGAACTAAAG aCTCTGTCAGAAAAGACACTGATGAAATCTGTTGAAACAAAG CTGCCTGTTAGCCGAGCATCACTCTTCAGTCCTGGAGTGCAGGAAAAGAAACAAATCCCAGAAAGACGCAGGCTCACTCAGCAGTCTGCCAGTAAACCTGCTTTAAAGGACAGCACCACCTTTAGGCCAACTGCcctcacaacaaataaaatcaatgtccg GTTCTCAAAGGCCACTCAAGATAATGAATACAAGCGTTCACTGGTGAAGACCCCAGCTCGTATGTCTCCTCTCGTCCCCCTTACCTCCACTCCAGGGAGAAAATCTGATGTTCACTCCAAATCTGAATTTAATAGATCTACCACTCAGATCAATAAAACACCTG gagTTACACCATTTGTTTTCAGTGGAAACAATAGTGTGTCAGTCACACCAGGCAACACCAAGAACAACACATTTGATCTTAAGGCGAGTCTCTCTCGCCCATTAACCTACAAACCACACAAAG GGAAGCTGAAGGCTTTTGGAGCCGCACAGGAGAGTTCAACACTTAATAAATCTCAGACTGTTCCTTCACATCAGAAAAACTATAAACAGCACCAAGTACAAACCAG AGAGGAACGACGTGTCAGACAGGTGGaggacagaaaacaaaagaaggaGATGATGTTGGGTGCCAGACGAGGCCTGGTCATGGCATAA
- the ndufaf1 gene encoding complex I intermediate-associated protein 30, mitochondrial — protein sequence MALSRTTFKTLFGIPRVIYRQPLSFPSTSPSSCILSTRGAYERDYRRPGQAPDTRWPWQKIRFDFSKGVEGIRKHFGLLKDEFVNRWTGPEGKPLINHMLEQTQVQWEFRGPESLNQWIVSSDQEIGGHSAAYIKTGRNNTTCFLYGMLCSTPPRDGETRYSGYCTMRSKQPLGSFDRKKHYDWSNFNTLHMRIRGDGRPWMVNISAETYFSHQRDDIYSYFLYTRGGPYWQDVKIPFSKFFLSSRGRIQDDQHALWLDKVNSIGFTLGDKADGPFQLEIDFIALCNDHAHTEEFAYELYKRNPEV from the exons ATGGCTTTATCAAGAACAACATTCAAAACTCTGTTTGGAATTCCTCGTGTCATTTACAGACAGCCTCTGTCATTTCCTTCAACATCACCCTCCTCGTGTATACTGAGCACCAGGGGTGCCTATGAACGAGATTACAGGAGACCAGGCCAGGCTCCGGACACCCGCTGGCCCTGGCAAAAGATACGCTTTGACTTCTCCAAAGGTGTGGAAGGTATCAGAAAGCATTTCGGGCTATTGAAGGATGAGTTTGTAAATCGCTGGACTGGGCCAGAAGGAAAGCCTTTAATAAATCATATGTTGGAGCAGACCCAGGTCCAGTGGGAATTCCGTGGACCGGAAAGTCTGAATCAGTGGATTGTGTCATCTGATCAGGAGATTGGGGGCCATAGTGCAGCATATATCAAGACGGGAAGGAACAACACCACCTGTTTTCTTTATGGGATGTTGTGCTCCACGCCTCCCCGTGATGGAGAGACAAGATACAGTGGATACTGCACGATGCGATCCAAACAACCACTG GGCTCATTTGACCGAAAAAAGCACTATGATTGGTCAAATTTCAACACCTTACACATGCGTATTCGTGGAGATGGAAGACCATGGATGGTGAACATTTCAGCAGAAACCTACTTTTCTCACCAGAGAGATGACATATACAGTTACTTCCTCTACACCAGAGGGGGACCATACTGGCAAGATGTCAAG ATCCCATTCTCTAAGTTTTTCCTTTCTAGTCGGGGGAGGATACAAGATGATCAGCATGCCCTCTGGTTAGACAAG GTTAACAGTATTGGTTTTACATTGGGAGACAAAGCAGATGGCCCATTTCAGCTGGAGATTGACTTCATCGCACTGTGTAATGACCATGCCCATACAGAGGAGTTTGCATACGAGCTTTATAAGAGAAACCCAGAGGTCTAA
- the oip5 gene encoding protein Mis18-beta: MNRDLFLNEMSNSCSLESSFDVGPCDSTQSSIADQLRAVKDGETRRDYMNGSVLQCMTCNTVLGDSLGICGEVQSLQLIVCLKVSEDVRVSKQLEMSLDGHLAFSTYHVLRCAGCKSSVGLALHSTPEHLSALRNLFLLRKELINCYMLRNGKYVQASKMCFKHRLMDKNIKELKQDLEAQLKQVKILEGMMDKLCTHSVN, from the exons ATGAATCGAGACTTGTTTCTGAACGAAATGTCGAATAGCTGTTCTCTGGAAAGCTCTTTTGATGTAGGTCCGTGTGATTCGACGCAAAGTTCAATTGCAGATCAGCTAAGGGCAGTGAAAGACGGCGAAACCCGCAGGGACTATATGAACGGCAGTGTTCTCCAATGCATGACCTGCAACACAGTGCTTGGAGACTCTCTAGGCATCTGTGGGGAAGTCCAGAGCCTCCAGCTTATCGTGTGTTTGA AAGTTTCTGAGgatgtgagggtgagtaaacagtTGGAAATGAGCTTGGATGGTCATCTGGCTTTCTC CACCTACCATGTTCTTCGCTGTGCTGGTTGTAAAAGCAGTGTTGGCCTTGCTCTTCACTCCACTCCAGAGCACCTGTCTGCTTTACGAAATCTCTTCCTTTTACGAAAAGAGCTGATAAATTG CTACATGCTAAGAAATGGCAAATATGTTCAAGCCTCAAAAATGTGCTTCAAACACAGACTTatggacaaaaatataaaagag CTGAAACAGGATTTAGAAGCCCAGCTGAAACAGGTGAAGATTTTGGAGGGAATGATGGACAAACTGTGCACACACAGCGTAAACTAA